A stretch of Paenibacillus mucilaginosus 3016 DNA encodes these proteins:
- a CDS encoding ribonuclease J, translating into MSKKNTEKLSIFALGGVGEIGKNMYVVQYNQDIVVIDCGLKFPEEDMLGIDIVIPDISYLTENRDKIRGIIITHGHEDHIGGLPYVLKHLNVPVYGTRLTMGLIETKLKEANLLGETKRIVITADSELELGTMTATFFKTNHSIPDSVGVCLETPEGNVVHTGDFKFDQTPVNEQYADLHRMAAIGHKGVLALMSDSTNAERPGYTGSERSVGAEIEEVFRKAKQRVIIATFASNIHRIQQVIDACVTTKRKLTVIGRSMVNVVTIASELGYLHIPEGMLIEPEEVNKLAADRVAILSTGSQGEPMSALTRMARSTHRKVDILPGDTVIIAATPIPGNERYVGRTVDELMRIGAHVIYGPGSITGVHVSGHGSQEELKLMLNIMRPKYFIPVHGEYRMLRQHGLLAESVGVSREDIFIVDNGDVVEIQDGVARKGSKVQAGNILIDGLGVGDVGNIVLRDRKLLSQDGILVVVVTLSKQDGTILSGPDIISRGFVYVRESEGLLEEANRIVTSTLHRLMNENVNEWASLKTHVKDALGRFLYEQTRRRPMILPIIMEV; encoded by the coding sequence TTGTCTAAGAAAAATACGGAGAAACTATCGATCTTTGCCCTGGGCGGCGTGGGCGAAATTGGTAAGAATATGTACGTTGTTCAATACAATCAGGATATTGTCGTCATCGATTGCGGTCTGAAGTTCCCGGAGGAGGACATGCTCGGCATTGACATCGTCATTCCGGACATCTCGTACCTGACGGAGAACCGGGATAAGATCCGCGGCATCATCATCACCCACGGCCATGAAGACCATATCGGCGGTCTGCCTTACGTGCTCAAGCACCTGAACGTGCCGGTATACGGGACAAGGCTGACGATGGGGCTGATCGAGACCAAGCTGAAGGAAGCCAACCTGCTGGGCGAGACGAAGCGGATCGTCATTACGGCGGATTCCGAGCTGGAATTGGGCACGATGACGGCGACGTTCTTTAAAACGAATCACAGCATCCCGGATTCCGTCGGGGTCTGCCTGGAGACGCCGGAGGGCAACGTAGTCCATACCGGAGACTTCAAATTCGACCAGACTCCGGTCAACGAGCAGTATGCGGATCTGCACCGCATGGCGGCCATCGGACACAAGGGCGTTCTGGCTCTGATGTCCGACAGTACGAACGCCGAGCGCCCGGGCTATACCGGTTCGGAGCGCAGCGTCGGAGCGGAGATTGAAGAGGTGTTCCGCAAGGCGAAGCAGCGTGTCATCATCGCCACGTTCGCCTCGAACATCCACCGGATTCAGCAGGTCATCGATGCCTGCGTAACGACCAAGCGGAAGCTGACGGTCATCGGCCGCAGCATGGTCAACGTCGTGACGATCGCAAGCGAGCTCGGTTATCTGCACATTCCCGAAGGCATGCTGATTGAGCCGGAGGAAGTGAACAAGCTGGCGGCGGACCGCGTGGCGATACTCTCCACAGGCTCGCAGGGAGAACCGATGTCGGCGCTTACACGCATGGCCCGCTCCACACACCGCAAGGTGGACATCCTGCCGGGCGACACCGTGATCATCGCGGCTACGCCGATTCCGGGCAACGAGCGGTATGTGGGCCGTACGGTGGACGAGCTGATGCGGATCGGGGCGCATGTGATCTACGGCCCGGGTTCGATCACCGGAGTCCACGTATCGGGCCACGGCTCCCAGGAAGAGCTGAAGCTCATGCTGAACATCATGCGTCCGAAGTACTTCATCCCGGTCCACGGCGAATACCGGATGCTCCGCCAGCACGGTCTCCTGGCCGAATCGGTGGGCGTGTCGCGCGAGGACATCTTTATTGTCGATAACGGCGATGTGGTCGAGATCCAGGATGGAGTAGCACGCAAGGGCTCCAAGGTTCAGGCGGGCAACATCCTCATCGACGGCCTCGGCGTCGGCGACGTAGGGAACATCGTTCTGCGCGACCGCAAGCTGCTATCCCAGGACGGCATCCTTGTGGTGGTGGTTACGCTGAGCAAGCAGGACGGCACGATCCTGTCGGGACCTGACATCATCTCCCGCGGCTTCGTGTATGTCCGCGAGTCGGAGGGGCTGCTTGAAGAGGCGAACCGGATCGTCACATCGACGCTGCACCGGCTGATGAATGAAAATGTCAATGAATGGGCGTCGCTCAAGACACATGTCAAGGATGCGCTCGGACGATTCCTTTATGAACAAACCAGAAGAAGACCGATGATCCTTCCGATTATTATGGAAGTATGA
- a CDS encoding FtsK/SpoIIIE family DNA translocase — MSKKRKKGKGIKTNVKFELYGIAILTLSIIALSREGSVARSLTYLFRFLIGTWDFVIPLVFIYAGLYAMMKREWPVWRTPRKYGIALILLSLLLMSHISVFAQLYPKADFTGSEIWSQTWYSLKQGLKPTEQGQRILQDEVGGGMIGASLYSVLFMLFSNLGARLIQYMLFAAGFMMVTGLSVADIVDKVRGRKAFKDTLFGRYLQRKLQERQKQAAKAAAAAEKKRKAAEAAAAAYESEDEDELPDELDEETVKPQRKVRQKTGKRSVFMELIKGSRSDEEKQKKAKTSEWDDEEEEGVSVYSAETEGRGAFTTPAEDVDDIPAPLTRTHDPAIPVIRDFQEQVKQETVVKPDESVPAAASASVAGPGAASAAAEEGAGGGEEFDIKNKPLAIPYELPPLNLLSKPASGKGAESLDYKAVARKLEATLESFGVRAKVLEVVRGPAVTRYEIQPDVGVKVSRIVSLTDDIALALAAKDIRMEAPIPGKSAIGIEVPNSEVSVVTMREVMESSAFQDAASKLSITFGRDISGQPIVGNLARMPHMLVAGATGSGKSVCINGIITSVLYKAKPDEVKFLMIDPKMVELNVYNGIPHLLAPVVTDPKRASLALKKVVVEMEKRYELFSKSGTRNIEGYNTMLLETQTGAPLPYIVVIVDELADLMMVAANDVEDAICRLAQMARAAGIHLIIATQRPSVDVITGVIKANIPSRIAFGVSSQVDSRTILDSAGAEKLLGRGDMLYLPMGASKPVRVQGAFLSDQEVEAVVNYVRTQGQAEYVEDMVPMVEEKQDDGDQYEDELYDQAVQIILEAKQASVSLLQRRMRVGYTRAARLIDTMEARGVVGPYEGSKPREVLMSLEQYQVMRMSS; from the coding sequence TTGTCCAAGAAAAGGAAAAAGGGCAAAGGAATCAAAACAAATGTGAAGTTCGAACTGTACGGGATCGCGATTCTGACTCTCTCCATTATCGCACTGTCGCGAGAGGGCTCCGTGGCCCGATCACTTACATACTTGTTCCGCTTTCTGATCGGAACCTGGGATTTTGTTATTCCGCTCGTCTTCATCTATGCCGGCCTCTATGCGATGATGAAGCGGGAATGGCCGGTATGGCGCACCCCGCGCAAATACGGGATCGCCCTCATCTTGCTGTCCCTGCTGCTCATGAGCCATATCTCGGTGTTCGCCCAGCTGTATCCGAAGGCGGACTTTACAGGGAGTGAGATCTGGTCGCAGACGTGGTACAGCTTGAAGCAGGGGCTGAAGCCGACAGAGCAGGGGCAGCGGATTCTGCAGGATGAAGTGGGCGGCGGCATGATCGGCGCCTCGCTGTATTCCGTGCTCTTCATGCTCTTCAGCAATCTCGGCGCCCGGCTGATCCAGTATATGCTGTTCGCCGCAGGCTTTATGATGGTGACGGGGCTGTCCGTCGCGGACATCGTGGACAAGGTGAGAGGACGCAAAGCGTTCAAGGACACGCTGTTCGGCCGTTATCTGCAGCGCAAGCTGCAGGAACGTCAGAAGCAGGCGGCGAAGGCTGCGGCCGCGGCGGAGAAGAAGCGCAAAGCCGCCGAGGCTGCGGCAGCCGCTTACGAGTCGGAGGACGAGGACGAACTGCCGGACGAGCTCGATGAAGAGACCGTGAAGCCGCAGCGCAAGGTCCGGCAGAAGACGGGCAAGCGCTCGGTCTTCATGGAGCTCATCAAGGGCAGCCGGTCCGATGAGGAGAAGCAGAAGAAGGCGAAGACGTCTGAATGGGATGACGAAGAGGAAGAAGGCGTCAGCGTCTATTCCGCCGAGACGGAGGGCCGTGGGGCGTTCACGACGCCTGCGGAGGATGTGGACGACATCCCCGCTCCGCTCACGCGTACCCATGATCCGGCCATTCCGGTCATCCGTGATTTCCAGGAGCAGGTGAAGCAGGAGACGGTCGTCAAGCCGGATGAATCCGTGCCGGCGGCCGCATCCGCTTCGGTCGCCGGTCCGGGCGCGGCATCAGCAGCCGCGGAAGAGGGAGCGGGAGGCGGCGAGGAGTTTGATATCAAGAACAAGCCGCTGGCCATCCCTTACGAGCTGCCTCCGCTAAACCTTCTCTCGAAGCCGGCATCGGGCAAGGGGGCCGAGTCGCTGGACTACAAGGCGGTGGCCCGCAAGCTCGAAGCGACGCTTGAGAGCTTCGGCGTCCGTGCCAAGGTGCTCGAAGTGGTCCGGGGCCCGGCGGTGACCCGCTACGAAATCCAGCCGGATGTTGGGGTAAAGGTGTCGCGGATCGTCTCGCTGACCGACGACATCGCCCTGGCGCTTGCGGCCAAGGACATCCGGATGGAGGCGCCGATCCCGGGCAAGTCCGCGATCGGCATCGAGGTGCCGAATTCGGAAGTATCGGTCGTCACGATGCGCGAGGTTATGGAGAGCAGCGCCTTCCAGGATGCGGCCTCCAAGCTGTCGATTACCTTCGGGCGGGATATCTCCGGCCAGCCGATTGTGGGCAACCTGGCCCGGATGCCGCATATGCTCGTTGCCGGGGCCACAGGCTCGGGTAAATCCGTGTGTATCAACGGCATTATTACCAGCGTGCTCTACAAGGCGAAGCCCGACGAAGTCAAGTTCCTGATGATCGACCCGAAGATGGTCGAGCTCAATGTGTATAACGGCATTCCGCACCTGCTGGCACCGGTCGTCACCGATCCGAAGCGCGCTTCGCTGGCGCTGAAGAAGGTCGTCGTCGAGATGGAGAAGCGCTATGAGCTGTTCTCCAAGAGCGGCACGCGGAACATCGAGGGCTACAATACGATGCTCCTGGAGACGCAGACCGGTGCGCCGCTGCCTTATATCGTCGTGATCGTGGACGAGCTCGCGGATCTGATGATGGTCGCGGCCAATGATGTCGAGGATGCGATCTGCCGGCTGGCCCAGATGGCCAGAGCGGCCGGAATCCACCTCATCATCGCGACCCAGCGCCCGTCCGTCGACGTCATTACCGGCGTCATCAAGGCCAATATTCCATCGCGGATTGCCTTCGGCGTATCGTCGCAGGTCGACTCGCGTACGATTCTGGACTCTGCGGGCGCCGAGAAGCTGCTCGGCCGCGGGGACATGCTCTACCTGCCGATGGGCGCTTCCAAGCCGGTGCGGGTGCAGGGCGCGTTCCTCTCCGACCAGGAGGTCGAAGCGGTCGTGAACTATGTTCGGACGCAGGGACAGGCGGAGTACGTCGAGGACATGGTCCCCATGGTCGAAGAGAAGCAGGACGACGGGGACCAGTACGAGGACGAGCTCTACGACCAGGCTGTGCAGATTATTCTCGAAGCGAAGCAGGCGTCCGTCTCCCTGCTCCAGCGCCGGATGCGCGTGGGCTATACGCGCGCGGCGCGGCTCA
- a CDS encoding YlzJ-like family protein, protein MSHYTILPIEAVMEGIESEIQAPVEIVMNGVMMQVQPLNGQQATIVRLLSGNPQDYLNPQFSPGRLIEFQPVPAAE, encoded by the coding sequence ATGAGCCACTATACCATTCTTCCGATCGAAGCGGTCATGGAGGGGATCGAGAGCGAGATCCAGGCTCCGGTGGAGATTGTCATGAACGGCGTGATGATGCAGGTGCAGCCGCTGAACGGCCAGCAGGCGACGATCGTCCGTCTGCTTAGCGGCAACCCCCAGGATTATCTCAATCCGCAGTTTTCGCCGGGCCGCCTGATTGAGTTCCAGCCGGTACCGGCAGCCGAATAA
- a CDS encoding ClpP family protease encodes MSNNKQEQTPQNPPAAPGEEVRKGTTVETIQQLGQTVAPSGESNIFCMTIIGQVEGHMVLPPQNKTTKYEHLIPQLVAAEQNAKIEGVLIILNTVGGDVEAGLAIAEMIATLSKPTVTLVLGGGHSIGVPIAVSANHSIIAETATMTIHPIRLNGLVIGVPQTFEYLDKMQERVIRFVTRHSRVDEGKFKELMFKTGELTRDIGTTVIGADAVKYGLIDQIGGVGDAIRKLSGLIEERRKVSTGGMVQ; translated from the coding sequence TTGTCCAACAACAAGCAGGAACAAACGCCGCAGAATCCGCCGGCCGCGCCGGGCGAAGAAGTGCGGAAGGGAACAACGGTCGAGACGATCCAGCAGCTCGGACAGACGGTAGCGCCGAGCGGAGAGTCGAATATATTCTGCATGACGATCATCGGGCAGGTGGAAGGGCATATGGTGCTTCCGCCGCAGAACAAAACAACGAAGTACGAGCATCTGATTCCCCAGCTCGTCGCAGCGGAACAGAACGCAAAGATCGAGGGCGTGCTCATCATTCTGAATACGGTGGGCGGTGACGTGGAAGCGGGCCTGGCCATCGCGGAGATGATCGCGACGCTCTCCAAGCCGACGGTCACGCTGGTCCTCGGCGGGGGCCACAGCATCGGGGTGCCGATTGCCGTATCGGCGAACCATTCGATCATTGCCGAGACCGCTACGATGACGATCCATCCGATCCGCCTGAACGGCCTCGTGATCGGGGTGCCGCAGACCTTCGAATACCTCGACAAAATGCAGGAGCGGGTGATCCGCTTCGTCACCCGTCACTCCAGAGTCGATGAAGGCAAGTTCAAGGAACTTATGTTCAAAACCGGAGAGCTGACCCGCGATATCGGAACGACGGTCATTGGCGCGGATGCGGTCAAATACGGACTCATCGACCAGATCGGCGGGGTGGGCGATGCGATCCGCAAGCTGAGCGGCCTGATAGAGGAGCGCCGCAAGGTCAGTACGGGGGGTATGGTGCAATGA